CCGCCTGTTGCTGCGCTGCCTGCCGCGTGGTAAGCGCCGCGGCGTTCAGCGCCAACCGTTCCTCCTGTTCTGCAAAGGCGGACTGTTTCTGAAGCAGGCTGGCAATCTCATCCTGAAACTGATTATGACGTTGAAATTGCGTGTCCCACAGGGGGAGTTTCTCTCCCCAGTGTTGATGATGGGCGTGTCGCTGTTGGTAGCGCTTGAGCTGCTCAATCTGCTGTTGGGTCGACTGGCGTTGCTGCGCGGTCTGAGCCAGCGTTAGCTGCGTCGCTTTTTGGCGCGCTGCGGCCTGCTCCCATTCCTGCCCCTGCTTCTCCGCTTGCTGTTGCAGCGTGTTGATCTGGTGATCCAGCGGAATCACTTGCTCGTTGATCAGCGTTTCCTGCTGCTGGCGCTTATCCGTATGTTGGCGCAATGTCTGGACGGCGTGATCTTCCTGCCTACGTAGCGCGGTAAGCGTGGTGGTTTGGGCTTGATGCTGTTCCTTCAGGTGGGCAATCTGCTGCGACAGTTCAGCGGATTCCCGCTGGTAGCGATTTCTCTCCTGCTGACGCGGGCGGAGTTTTTCCGCCGGTTCGCTTTGCGCCAGTCTTTCAAATTTCGACTGGGCCTGAAAAATGGTGGTTTCAGCCGCGGCATGCTGCGTTTTGGCCGTGGCGAGAGAGGATTGGCGTTGTGCCAATTGTTCAAACCAGCGCTGATGAGTCAGCGCTTGCTCACGTTCCGCGTTAACGGCTTGCTCCTGTTGGCGTAGCAAAGCAAGCTTGTCCTCTAGTTCCTGGCGCTGCTCATCATCCAGCAGTTCAATGCCGGCGGCGTTGGCTTGCAACGCATCCAGCGCGCTTCTGGCCTGTTTGTGCTTATCATAAACACGCTCGGAAATCAGGCCGTAAATGTCTGTCCCGGTCAGTTCTTCCAGCAGTTCTGCCCGTTCGTTCGGACGGGCATTGAGAAAGGCGGCGAACTGCCCCTGCGACAGCATCATGGAACGGGTGAAACGGCCAAAATCCAGACCGGTGATCTCAGCGGTCAGCGTCAGTTTTTCCGTTAGTTTTTCACACAGGATCTTGCCGTTTTCCATCAGGGACAGTTCGGCTTTCGGGGGTTGCAGCTTGCCCTCCGCCGCATTTCTGGCGCGTCGCTGGCTCCAGAAAGCGCGGTAGCCGATGCCTTTGACCTCGAACTCCACTTCAGCCAGACATTCCGCTGTGCCGCGCGTCATGATTTCATTATTGCCGGCGGAGATGCTTTCGAGTCGAGGCGTTTCGTGATAAAGCGCCAGACAAATGGCGTCCAGCAGCGTGGTTTTTCCCGCGCCGGTCGGACCGGTAATGGCAAACAAACCGTTGCTGGAGAACGGCGGCTGAGTGAAGTCGATTTTCCATTCACCTTTCAGGGCATTAAGATTTTTTAACCGCAGGCTGAGTATTTTCATTCGGCGCGTTCACCCTGTTCCAATTCATCAACCACTTGTTCAAATAGCGCTCGTACCCGCTGTTGGCGGGGTTCCTCCAGATCGGTGGCAATCGCCAGGCGACGCTCAAAAACGTCGTGTACGGTTAGCTCATCCAACGTTTCTTTTTCCTGTCGGGCGATGGCCTGCCGATGCTGCTCGCGGTTGCGGCGCAGCAGCAAAACCTCGACGGGCAAATCCTCGGTCAGCGCCTGAATGCGTTTTTGTATATCGCTCAGGTAATCCTGTGTGGTGATTTCAATATCCAGCCATACCGGTTTTTCCCCTTGATAATCGCTGAAGGCGGCGAGCTGGCGTTCTATGTCCGCCAGACTGCCCTTAATGAGTTGCATAGGCTGGGTTATCGGCACAGGAAAGGCGTCGATGACCGGCGGCGTCTCTGGCGCGAATGTCACCAGATAAACGGATTTCTCACTGCCCAACTCATCAAAACTTAAAGGAATCGGGGAGCCGCTGTAGCGAATATGGGCGCTTTGCGTCAGCCGCTGCGGACGATGAATGTGGCCAAGGGCGATATAGTCGGCGGGGGGAAAGGCCTGAGCCGGAAATGCGTCTAATGTGCCGATGTAAATATCCCGCACCGAGTCGGAGGCGGTGACGCCAACGGTAGTCAGATGCCCGGTTGCGATGATGGGAAGGGATAATCCCAGCGCGTCGCGCTTCTGACAGGCCAGTCGGTAACACTGTTCATAGTGTGCGGCGATGGCGTTCAGCAAGGTCTGCTGCTTTTCCTCACCGGATTGTCCCGCCTGGCTGGTCATCAGATCTCGCGGCCGTAAAAACGGGATGGCGCAGAGGATAGCGCCTGGCTGACGTTGACGGTTTTCAAGCACGACCACCTGTTTGCCGGGATCGCCGTCAGTACTGGCGATGACCCGCGTATTCAGGCAGGCCAGCAAATCCCGTGATTCGTTCAAGGTGGCGACGGAGTCATGATTGCCGCCCAGCACGACGAGCTGGCAGCCTGTTCGTTGTAGTTCGACAACGAAACGGTAATACATTTCCCGGGCGTAGCTGGGCGGCGAGCCGTTATCAAAGATATCTCCTGCTATTATCACTGCATCCACCTGATGCTGCCCGACCAGCGCGATCAGCCAGTGCAGGAAAGCCTGATGCTCGGCCGCGCGGCTTTTGGTATAAAAATACTGCCCCAGGTGCCAGTCGGCGGTATGGATAATACGCATGAAACTCCCAGAATGGCTGTCATTGCAATGCCAGTGATTATAAACAGCCACGGCGACGGCTGTCGTCACGAAAACCCTTTTTTGGAAAGCCGCTCGTAAACTTGCTGTGGGGTGGGCGGTTATGGCGGGGCGTTGCTGCGCAACGCTGAAAAACGCGCCAGGCGTTTTTTTACTCGCCCCATCCTTGGGGCTCGCCCTTGGGTCGTTGCTGCGCAACGCTGAAAAACGCGCCAGGCGTTTTTTTCATAAAAACGTCACAAAACTGACGCATAATGCTCGGCGTATGCTAACAGCGACGATGACTAACGACAGGATTAACAATGGCAAGACGCATATTGGTCGTAGAAGATGAAGCACCTATTCGTGAAATGGTATGCTTCGTTTTGGAGCAGAATGGTTATCAGCCGGTCGAAGCTGAAGATTATGACAACGCGGTGAAAATGCTCTCGGAACCTTTTCCAGAGCTGGTACTGCTGGACTGGATGCTGCCCGGCGGTTCCGGTCTGCAATTCATTAAGCATATGAAGCGGGAAGCGCTTACCCGCGAAATCCCCGTCATGATGCTGACCGCGCGTGGCGAGGAGGAAGATCGGGTTCGAGGGCTTGAAGTCGGTGCGGATGATTACATTACCAAACCGTTTTCGCCCAAAGAGCTGGTGGCGCGCATCAAGGCCGTGATGCGGCGAATTTCGCCGATGGCGGTGGAAGATGTGATTGAAATGCGCGGGTTAAGTCTCGATCCCTCCTCTCATCGTGTCACTACAGAAGAGCATGCGCTGGATATGGGGCCGACGGAGTTTAAGCTGCTGCACTTCTTTATGACGCACCCGGAACGGGTCTATAGCCGGGAACAGTTGCTGAATCACGTTTGGGGCACTAACGTATATGTTGAAGATCGTACCGTTGATGTTCACATCCGCCGGTTGCGCAAAGCGTTGGAAACCAGCGGCCATGAAAAAATGGTACAGACTGTCCGTGGAACGGGGTATCGTTTTTCAACACGTTATTAAAGGTAGTTGTGCCGGAGAAACACTAAGGTGCTAGAACGTCTATCGTGGAAAAGGCTGGCATTGGAGCTGGCTTTTTTTTGCTTACCCGCTTTTTTGCTGGGACTGATTTTTGGCTATTTGTCCTGGTTTTTACTGGCCGCTGTTTTGGCTGCCCTATGTTGGAGTTTTTACAATCAACTCAAACTTTCTTACTGGCTTTGGGTCGATCGCAGTATGACCCCGCCACCCGGCCGCGGTAGCTGGGAACCGTTGTTTTACGGCCTTTATCAGATGCAATTACGTAATCGCCGACGCCGACGTGAGCTGGCGCTGTTGATTAAGCGCTTTCGCAGTGGAGCCGAGTCTTTGCCGGATGCGGTGGTCATCACCACGGAAGAAGGGACTATCTTTTGGTGCAACCATCTGGCGCAGCATCTGCTTAATTTCCGCTGGCCGGAAGATAACGGCCAAAATATCCTCAACCTGCTGCGATACCCTGAATTTGCCCACTATCTGAAAGGGCGTGATTTCAGCAAACCGCTGACTCTGCAACTGAACAATTCCCATCATGTTGAATTTCGCGTAATGCCTTATTCAGAAGGGCAGTTACTGATGGTGGCGCGTGATATTACGCAGATGCATCAGCTTGAAGGGGCGAGGCGTAATTTTTTTGCCAACGTCAGCCATGAATTACGCACTCCGCTGACGGTGTTGCAGGGCTATCTTGAGATGATGCAGGACGAAACGCTGGAGCACGCGCTGCGCAACAAAGCGCTGAACACCATGCAGGAGCAGACGCGGCGTATGGATGGGCTGGTGAAACAACTTCTGACGCTCTCGCGAATTGAGGCCGCCGCCGCGATAGATTTGAATGAGAAAGTCGATGTGCCGCTGATGCTGCGCGTGTTGCAGCGTGAAGCGCAAGCCCTGAGTCATAATCGCCATGAGATGGTGTTCCGTGTGAACGAAAGCCTTCATGTCTTCGGTAACGAAGAGCAGTTGCGTAGTGCGGTCTCGAATTTGGTTTATAACGCGGTCAGCCATACTCCGGCTGGCACGCGCATCGAAGTGTGTTGGCAGAAGATCCCGCAGGGGGCGCAGTTTCAGGTCAGCGATAATGGACCGGGTATCGCGCCTGAGCATCTGCCGCGGCTGACCGAGCGCTTTTATCGCGTCGACAAGGCGCGTTCACGACAGACGGGCGGCAGCGGGCTGGGATTGGCAATTGTGAAACATGCGCTCAGTCACCATGATTCCCGGCTGGAAATCATAAGTGAAGTAGGTTTAGGTTCCCGGTTTGTATTTACCCTGCCGAACAGGTTGATTGTGCCGGCTTCTCTGGCTGAAAATACCGTGAAACCTTCTGCCTGATTGAATAGCCAGATTCGTCCTTGACGTTTTTGGCTATCGTTAAAAAAATGGGATATTTGGGGGCTTCGGCGCAAGACGTCGCGGCGGGAATTTCGTCATTGTGTTCAAACATTAAGTGAACGGCATCAATCCATGAAATCCGTTATCACCGCCGCGGGTATTTTTTTATGGCGGGCTATCCATGTCCGCCGCCCTTACAGGCCGTTGCACACAACGTTAAAAAACGTTTTCTGCGTTTTTTTATTGCTGGTGAGCCTTTTCTGTGTAGCGCAGCCGCGCCAAATGCTTTCGGGTAATCTTTCCAGCGCGGGTTCGGATACGTTGGCTAACCTGATGTCTTTATGGGCCGCCGGCTTCAGTCAGCACTATCCCGGCGTGAACTTGCAGATTCAGGCGGCGGGGTCCTCTTCCGCCCCGATCTTGCTGGCCTCCGGCAGCGCCCAACTGGGGCCAATGAGCCGCACC
This is a stretch of genomic DNA from Brenneria rubrifaciens. It encodes these proteins:
- the sbcD gene encoding exonuclease subunit SbcD, which produces MRIIHTADWHLGQYFYTKSRAAEHQAFLHWLIALVGQHQVDAVIIAGDIFDNGSPPSYAREMYYRFVVELQRTGCQLVVLGGNHDSVATLNESRDLLACLNTRVIASTDGDPGKQVVVLENRQRQPGAILCAIPFLRPRDLMTSQAGQSGEEKQQTLLNAIAAHYEQCYRLACQKRDALGLSLPIIATGHLTTVGVTASDSVRDIYIGTLDAFPAQAFPPADYIALGHIHRPQRLTQSAHIRYSGSPIPLSFDELGSEKSVYLVTFAPETPPVIDAFPVPITQPMQLIKGSLADIERQLAAFSDYQGEKPVWLDIEITTQDYLSDIQKRIQALTEDLPVEVLLLRRNREQHRQAIARQEKETLDELTVHDVFERRLAIATDLEEPRQQRVRALFEQVVDELEQGERAE
- the phoB gene encoding phosphate response regulator transcription factor PhoB, translating into MARRILVVEDEAPIREMVCFVLEQNGYQPVEAEDYDNAVKMLSEPFPELVLLDWMLPGGSGLQFIKHMKREALTREIPVMMLTARGEEEDRVRGLEVGADDYITKPFSPKELVARIKAVMRRISPMAVEDVIEMRGLSLDPSSHRVTTEEHALDMGPTEFKLLHFFMTHPERVYSREQLLNHVWGTNVYVEDRTVDVHIRRLRKALETSGHEKMVQTVRGTGYRFSTRY
- the phoR gene encoding phosphate regulon sensor histidine kinase PhoR — its product is MLERLSWKRLALELAFFCLPAFLLGLIFGYLSWFLLAAVLAALCWSFYNQLKLSYWLWVDRSMTPPPGRGSWEPLFYGLYQMQLRNRRRRRELALLIKRFRSGAESLPDAVVITTEEGTIFWCNHLAQHLLNFRWPEDNGQNILNLLRYPEFAHYLKGRDFSKPLTLQLNNSHHVEFRVMPYSEGQLLMVARDITQMHQLEGARRNFFANVSHELRTPLTVLQGYLEMMQDETLEHALRNKALNTMQEQTRRMDGLVKQLLTLSRIEAAAAIDLNEKVDVPLMLRVLQREAQALSHNRHEMVFRVNESLHVFGNEEQLRSAVSNLVYNAVSHTPAGTRIEVCWQKIPQGAQFQVSDNGPGIAPEHLPRLTERFYRVDKARSRQTGGSGLGLAIVKHALSHHDSRLEIISEVGLGSRFVFTLPNRLIVPASLAENTVKPSA